The window CTCCCCCGCGCCAGCCTTGGGCCGTGCCAGGCTCGTGCCGTCGGACCGTGCCTGGCCGATGACGCTGGCTCGTCGCCACGCTTCctgctccctctccctctgcCGTTCCCGCTCCAGTCGAAGCTTTTCTCTCTCCTCGCGCATCTGCTTCTCGCGCACTTCCCGTTCCCTGttctcctgctcctcctttGCCTTgcgctcctcttcctcgctgCGCTTCCGCTCCTCTTCCGTGACGGGATCGTAGCCTTTGGGGTCGATGCCCTGCTCCGCCAAGATCTGGTTCGATGCCAGCGCGCCGGAGCGGATCTTTTCCTCGAGGGGCCAGGGGAAAAATAGCTGGCCGGAGAGGGGGTTGAGGTACTGGCTCATGCCCTCTGGGAGGGTCGTGttcgtcgacgtcatggTCTGCTGCGTCTGCGGCTGCGATGGGCCGTTCGTTACGGGGCTCTGCAGCCGCGAGGGCGTGCCTGCGGAGGGTGTCACGGCAGATTGCGGTTGGGAGTCCGGGGCGGGCGTCTGCGCGTCTGGGGTGGGAGACGCGCCCgttgcggcggcgacgtcggcggcggcgctgatGGTGGCGGCGGGAGGCAAGGTGGTCTTGCTGATGCGGCGGGCATAGCTGAGGAGTTCTTCGTATCTGATGGCATAGTTCGGCAGCGCCGGATAGTCGGTCGTGTGCGTGGTGACGATGTCCTTGCGCGTCGCGGCAAGGGACGTCAACGTTTCGCGGATTTGAGAGTCGAGAGCGGCCGACGATTGCCGCAGCTGCAGGATGCGAAGGTGGTTGTTTTGATGTATTTGAACTGAACCGTCAGCGCGGTGCCCGTCTGTCCGTCCAGAGGAGCGCACAAACCTTCCTCGAGTCCGCTGGTCaagtcatcgtcggcggccttgagctcctGCGCTTGTGCGATGGAAGGATGATATTTCGTGACAGAGTCGATCAGATTCGAGAGCGCTTTCTCCAGCCTCTCGAAACGATTATCAATATACTTGTCCATGACATCACACAGAACAAGTCAATGCGGGCTCGCGTAATGAAATGGGACAGACAGACGAAAGAAGTGGTCAGAGTTGGATTGAGAAGGTCGGCACGAGGCTGATCGAATTGTCGAAGCAGCTTGGGTGGGGCGCGATTGGGGCTTCGCAATTGGTCGAAATTTTCAAGCTCACCCGTAGCGCCTCAGGCCACCATGATCCGGACATTCCCGCTCATCAAAGCGCAACGAAACGACATCATAATACTCCTCCCTCCGCCCCCGACAAGCAATTGAGGACACTGACGGCCGCCACCCCTATTCCCTTGTCAAGATGGTCTTTAATGTACGCCTATGGAATATTCCAGTGCTCGGCACGGAGCGGTCCGGCGCTGCGCGTCACCAGCCGCCTGATGCCGCGTATGGGACATTGGCTGATTCCTTGTAGCAGAACTCCGGCCGCGCTGCGAGCTTCAAGAGCGCCTACGGCCCCAAGTATGTTTGAAATCCCGAGTCGAGCCGAGGATCTTTCGAATCGAATCGATAGCAAGCGTTTATCATCGATTCTCGGCCACGCAGGCCCCACGAAGGCATGGGTTAACGGGAATTCAGGTATCACTATGAGCCCAACCTGAATGGCTTGAACAAGACGACTCTATTCAGACTGTAAGCGACCTCCTTTCTTTCCGAACTTTTCAGAAACGGGTGTACAATGGGCGAGATGGGCGAGCGGCTAGGACGGTCGGAATTACGTTGGCTGGATTCGGCAACCCTTTCGCCTTCTCGGGCCGCCAGCCAACGATTTCGACCTCCCATTGCCAGTGGGACCAGCACACTTTGACGAGATCGATGGAGAGGAGAGGGTCGTGTGGGCGATATGGCTTACGACCAGTTGCATATCTGGGAGGGCAGATCCGTGCTTACGATGGATTGCATGTCTGGGAGGGCAGATGCGGACGCAATGGATTCGAGGAACATGAGGGCTAACGCATCGTTGCAGAGGCCTCAGGACCGCTTCGTTTGGTGGTGCCGCCGCTATTGCTGCCATTTTCTACACCTCTGGAATTCCCCGCATCCAGCGCGACATCCTTCAGGTACGTTGCGATACGGGTTAACTGCATAAACGTCGTTGACTTGCCATCAGCCTATCCCCTTCTTCGGAAAGTTCTTTATCAAGGAGGAGGTTCCTGCGTCCGACAACGTAAGTGATTGCGGTCGGAAGTTCCAGGAGCCGTGCCGGTGACTAACGATTCGCAGCCCTTCTAggcgtcgatggcgatggatggTGGAATGTGTACAATGCTCTTGCCGGCGACAGGGATTTCCCCATGTATAGGATGCTCGAAATAGAGATCTAGACCAACTGTTGTGCCCTTATGATGATGGCCCACACTGTTCGTAGTGAGATGATTGAGAGGCTAAGCACAGTTTACACAGTGTTAACTGCACTGTCGTGTTTTTCCGTGTTTTTCCATGGCTTTGCTGAGGAAGGAGCTATTTAGTAAGTGCCATGTGGAGGACGCATCCCTTCCCAAGGCTCACTTCTAAACACAACTTATTGTGCCTTGACCCTAATAAATATCGGCATGATATGAAATATTTTTCGTCCATCATTTCACTGTTTTGAATCTATCGTTTCACTTTTTTGCATACGGGAACCAGTGCGGAGGGGCCCTCAGCCAGCCGTACATATCCCCTCCCCTTTGGttcccgtcgacgagcacgatgACGGTCAACGAGGCGTCATCTGAGGTGCCGCGGGCGAGGCTCGGCCAGTTTGGATCCAACTACTGGGCGATATGCGCCATCCCTGTCTTCTTTCTCTCTCTCTTGGCAATGGTTCACAAGCATACGGTGATGTCGAACAAGTGGGTCGTTCCGCTCACAGCATTCTCGACATCTGCCTGCCTTCTTTGGCTTGGAGCAGTTGAACGAGCCGTGCCGGAGCCATATCTCGTAGGTGTAGACCATGCCGATGATATTCATCAGCTAATCCAAGCAGGACGAAGTTTTTCACATCCCGCAGGCGCAAAAGTATTGCCAAGGAAAGTATCGTGAATGGGATGATAAGATTACGACTCCTCCGGGGCTGTACGTCGAGGCCTTTCATCAAATCGCCCAAGTTCGTCTGATGCTGACGAAGCAGATATCTCTTGTCCGTGACACTGCAGCAAATAGCTAGCCGTGTGTACGGATCATTCGAATGTGACGCCAACAGCCTCCGTGCTTTcaacgtcgccgccttgTTCACTTTGGTATACCTGGCTCTGCTCTGTCGTCGTGAGATTGAGGAGCGAATGCAGGAGAAGCGCTCTTCGACCCGAGGCAGGCTCCTTTCAGGCTACGCGTTGCATACCGCCCTTAACATCGGCCTATTCCCCCTGCTGTTCTTCTTCTCGGGCCTTTACTACACCGACGTTGTGtccaccgccgtcgtggtcGGAGCATTCCTGAACCATCTGAAGCGTATGGAACATGATGGAAGCTCCATTCCCAGCGATTTCATCACTGTCGGTCTAGGGGTCGTGTCCCTTTTCATGCGGCAAACGAATGTGTTTTGGACCGTCGTGTTCATGGGCGGCCTCGAAGCCGTGCATGCTGTGAAAACGCTTAAGCCTCGAGGCGTTGATCAGCCACAGATGACGACCTTGTGGGAGCGTTGCAAATTCTTTTGCTGGAGGTACTCGGTTGGAGATGTTCATGACCTACCGCTGGATCGAGCCTGGCCGGACGGTAAGCACGATCGCTGCTCGTTGATAGAACTCATCCTGACCTGGGACAGACGTGCTTTTCACCGCCGTCAGTCTGATCATCGCGGCCATCTGCAACCCTGTCCGCGTCGCACGACAGGTGTGGCCCTACGGGACGGTGCTGGCCTCGTTTGTCTCGTTTGTGATGTGGAACGGAGGCGTCGTTCTCGGCGACAAGTCGAACCATGTCGCCACCATTCACCTAGCTCAGCTGCTCTACATCTGGCCATTTTTCGCCTTTTTTTCTCTGCCACTACTGTTGCCATATGCGCTCTCGCTGGTGAATATCCTCTGGAGTGCGGCATCGCCAACGGCATCGCAGTCTAAGAAAGCACCAGCCCGTGACGAGCAAACTTTGGAACGTCGAACATCGAAGCAACAGGGAAGCAGCAAGGGATTGGAGCCAACGGACGCCAAGCCGGACCAGCTCGCAGCACGTACTCTATTCCACAATGCTTCTACTCCGCTGCGGTTTTCCAAGAGCGCAAAGTACTTTGCTTGGATACTCTCTCTGCTCGGCACCATCGCCCTCTCCGGTGTCGTGGTGCGGTACAACACAATAATTCATCCTTTCACCCTCGCCGACAACCGCCACTACATGTTTTACGTCTTCAGGTACACCATCCGTCGAGGGAAGTGGGTACGATACTTGCTCATCGTTCCGTATACCGTCAGCCGCTGCATGATCTGGGGCACCTTGGCAGGGTCGAGCGGGTGGATGGCCGAAGCCTGCAACTCGACCTTGGCGCACCATACTCCATCCAGCGGTCACACACTCCAAGGATCCTGCGGCGACAAGAAGGAGCAGAAAGAGTCCTCGATCCCAAGGGGTTCCGTTGATCAAGGCTTGAAGGAGGAGTTGTCCGTCAGCCCCCTTCAGCACTCGTCCGAGCCGGCATCAACATCCACCGGCCTGATACTGCTTCTCGCCACCGCGCTGTCCTTGGTATCTGCCCCTCTTGTCGAGCCCAGGTACTTTATCGTCCCCTGGGTTATGTGGCGGCTTTTGGTTCCAGCATGGCAACCGCAAGATCAAGGCATTTACCGTAAACTCTCGGAAGCAACCAAGGCCAGTTCGGTACCTGGGAGGCTGGCGGAACAATGCAAGCATCATGATTTGCGGCTCGTTCTTGAGACACTGTGGTTCGTTGCCATCAACTTGGTAACGTGCTACATCTTCGTCGCGAAGCCGTACATTTGGAGGGCCGAGGACTGGACtatcctcgacgacggacgccTGCAGCGATTCATGTGGTAAGCCGGAAGGGGTCGACAGATGGCCACAGATGGCACGCatccaaaaaaaaaattcAGTTCGAGATAATACCTGGCGTACTATTCTCGGCTTCGCCTCGCCCTATGTCGGCGACGTAATCAGCCGCGGAAACGCCTAAATTACCCCCGCACATTATGCGGGATGAATGTTATGTACTTGCGAATCAGGACGCAAAATATGTTGGCAGCCCAAAACCAACCCCAAAAAGTAAACTAGGTAGGgcaatatatatatatatatatatatccATAAAGACAACCGCGATTCCGCCTTTTCTTTCTCGGCCACCTATAGACTTAGTCGATCGAGGCTCAGGCCGTCGTTGCTCCTCACGCGgcggacgacgccgagcttgaAGAACGTCTCATCACCGGCGGCGGTCCGACCGCCTATGTACCACTTATCGGCGCCAAAGGCTTCGCGGAAACCCTCGCTGCTGCTATCGctgccacgacgacggcctgagGCGTTTGGGATGGGGATgttgccgacggccgtcgtcggggtcgTGGTGGCGGCGCGGGAGGCGTGCATGGGCGACGAGCGGTTGATGTTCTGgacggaggcggaggcggaggcggagacTGAAGCAGACGCAGAATTGTTGGTCGATAGGCTACGCGGCGCAGCGCCGGACGGGTGGTGCGTGTAGGTTGCGGACGccgcggcggctgcggcggcggcggtggatgCCGATGGCGCCTGCGTGCTGTGCTTATTTGGCTGTTGGGTGGTTTGAATCGACGGTCCTTGCTGTCGaaaggaggagaggaaggaggagaggaagtATGGTCGTTGGGACGGCATCGCGAGGGTCGGTTGCGGCTGTGACGGCCTGGCACCCGAGAgggggaggacgaggggaggacgaggcgtcCAGCCTGGTCAGGGGTGTACGTTGTCTATTGTCGACTCGGGCGTGACAAATTCACGCTCAGAAAACGACATGTATCGATGGAGAGGATGACGTGAGGAGCACGGTGCCGGCAAGGTAGCACCGGCCGGACGAGCGGACGTCGACACTCCCTGTCGGCTCGGCTTATCTGATGGCGGTGGGGACGGGTGGTCGTCGTGAACGATGGTGGCCGCGAAAGCACAGGACGTCGGAGCAACGCTTTGCGGTCCGAATACCCAGGAGATCTCTGTACAGTTGTGACGCTTGAGGTTGGGTCGCAGGAGGAGATTGGTTTGGAGAGGAGTAGGAATGAAGTTGTCGTGACGTCGAAAGCTGGTGACGATGGGCCTTCCGGCCGCCTCTCGGCAAAAGCCGGGGTACGGATGGGGTCTCGTGGCGGGGGTGACAAATGGCGGGTTCACAATAGGTTGGTGTGGGGCTGGTACGAGCTCGTCAACACAGAGAAGAGCGTACTGTGTAACTACGCACTGTGCAACACGTGTTGTAGTACATGAATGCGTGCTCTGTATTTGTACTCTatacgtacttactccgttaATGCCACCTACGCAAATACCCTGCAGGCTCCAACCTCGTTCTCACGCTTGTTccattactccgtacagcgctGCTCGCACTTCcgcaggtaagtactgtacttgctgtattcAGTACGTACAGTGCGTACAGACACTCCAACACACTGTAGCacgcagtacagtacatgtactttcacCTAAGTACAAAGCAaaagtaattacggagtattactgctCATCTTCGTACTGCACtttatacttacagtacatacatgtgcatATGAGTGCACCTAGCTAGGTCGGAGGCGAGGAAAATACTACCAAGTATGTCGCAAGCATCCAAAGGACAATCTGAAGTCTCCATCTTCCATTCTTCAAACCTGAAATGAATCAGGAAGATTCGGAGCGCTCCGATTCATTGAACAAGCGGGGATTCGGGGTCTTGCCGTACCATGGTGGTTTCAATGCCCACTGCCCCATGGGAGAGACGCTGTTGTTCCTCCGTTTTTGTCCCCCTTCACGCCACCCGGATGCGAATACGATGGGCCAATCATGATGCCATTTTTCCAGCCTCGCTGGCTGGTTCACTGACCTATGGCGAGAGGCGCCTgaatacagagtacggcCGTTTGGTCTGGCCAGATTCGTCAAAGGGCGGTGGCATCTTGCTTGAGCTCGCACgcacaagtgcaagtacatttcACGAACTTGTAACAATTGCaaggtgtgcatgtgcggcTCATGTAATGAGATGGCATGCACGGCTCATGTAAAGACTTGGACTTTACAGTGCGTAGTACTGACTGATATTGTCAACGACCTTGGTACTAATGATACGAACGCGGCCGCAAATgggggtacttgtacaggtactccgcgcctgtattacagtacatgcacaggcaATGCCGCTGcccagtacagtacagtacatgtgagtCACCCTGGTAGAAGCGCTAACTTggcaccgtactgtacggtgtaAATGCTCCCCATACCGTCTTCCTCTCGGTaatagtacctagtaggtagactTGGTTGCTGCTGTGCTCTGTAATAGTGGCCCACGCCACCTCCAGTAGCAACACACTTGCCCAACAGGCATTACTCCAGCGCAGGTGCGGGCGCTGACACAACTTCGCCCAAACAGTTCCGGTTTCGATTTTTACATCAGCCTCGAGATCCTTGCTCAGTCCAGTCCGTACTGCCGCACTCCTCGTGCCATGCGATGGCACGCCTGAACTCTTCCTGACGCCCTCCTATTTTCCCCCTGAATGAGTACTGAAATCCTACGGCCAGAGGCGCGCGAGCCGGACCGTCGACGCTGAGAGAGGCACAAGCCGCAACCGCAACCACCCACGACGCCATGTCTCGGTCCATGCAGCTCAAGGAAGACGGCAATCGCCACTTCCTCTCGGGCGACTATATCGGCGCCGAAGGCTTCTATTCCAAGGCGTACGTGAGCTCCGCCTCTCTCTCCGTCTCTTACTCCGTCTCCTGCCCCGTGGTCGTCTCCAGCTCCATACTCATCCACGCCCATCCACGCCCACCAACCCTGTGCCTCATGCCCATCTCCATCCCCGTCGCCATGATCAATActgacggcgaggaacggACGGTagcatcctcgccgacccTAAGAACCCCATCCTCTTCACGAACCGCGCCATGGCCCGGCTGAAGCTCAGCTTGTgggactcggccgcctcggactGCAACACCTGCCTCGTCCTGGCCCCGAGCAGCATGAAAGCCCACTACTACCTCTGCCAGGCCCAGCTTGGCATCGGCGACtacgacgcggccgtcgagaacgCGCTCAAGGCCCACGAGATATGCGTCAGCACCAACgaccgctcgctcgccgccgtcaccggcATCGTTCTGCGCTGCAAGAAGAAGCGATGGGAGCAGCGGGAAAAGGCCCGGAAGAGGGAGGCCCAAGACCTCGAACGAGAGCTGCTCGACTTGCTGGCCGCGAGGACGGACgagatgctcgtcgccgagagcGGGGACGAGGTCGAACGGGACACCATCCGGGAGGAGGGCTCCCGCAagctcgccctcctccgaGACGTGTTTGAGCGCGCCCGAAGCCGGTCGGATCAGGAAAGGCAGGTCCCGGACTGGGCCATTGACGACATATCGTTCGGCGTCATGGTTGACCCCGTCGTCGTaagtcgaggccggcacggTGGCGTCCGAATCATCATGGCCGCCCGATTGGCCGTCGAACGCTAACTGATGCGTCTTTGCCCAGACCAAGACGGGGAAGTCGTACGAACGCGCCTCGATCATGGAGCACCTTCGTCGCCATCCTACCGACCCCCTGACCCGCGAGCCCTTGCTGGCTTCGGAAATTCGACCCAATCTTGCCCTCCGCCAAGCCTGCAACGAGTATCTGGAAGAAAACGGCTGGGCCGTCGACTGGTAGCGGGCTGGCTGGCGGTCATTGCACGAATGATGATCTGGCTTGAAGGTCAGACAGACCGATACGCGGATACCACCGAGCGCGAGCGGCTCCACTTCCGGTCCGGCCAAGGTGCCAGCAGCGGTCAGTCCTTGTGGGGGTCAGTCTGCTAAACAGCAGGCCATCCGGTAGCCAAATGACCAGGAAAGGGCAGGGAAAGGTGGTCAAGTGGACAGGGTTCTGGTGCTTCGACACGATTGCCAGCGGCATGCACCGGAGCGAGTGAGGTTGGCGCCAGTTGGCGAGGCTGGCAACTGTGCTACAGGTTTGGAGccagagcgagagcgagagacAATGGCACCGCTACGCATGCCAACGGTGGAACCGATGCGTGATACGCAGAACAGAACCGAAAGCGCGGATAGAGAGACACAGTTCCTACAAAGGGCGGGACAGAGGGTGCCTTTACCTCGCGAGCGCAACAGCAACCGACGCGGCTACCTACCTGTTGGCCAATGCCGACATGACGGCCGATGGCATGGTCTCGACGTTGACCATCTCGCGCACGATGAATGACGCGACCGGTGGCACGATGGATGACACGACAACCGATGCCATCACCGACAGTGACACCAatcaccatggccggcgcACCCGCGGCGAGCGATGCGACCATGGTCGTCAAACCATATCCACGTCCGCCGATGGATGCTTTCAAGTCCAAGCGAGCCCTCTCGTTATTGGCtcgagcctcgacggcgtcaccTGTTGCACTACACGCAGCGGCGGAGAGAGAGAGTTTGTCATGCTCACGACGGGGCTTCCGTTTGGCATGGCGTTGCGGCAATTTGCTTTCTACCGCGAGCAATTTACAGAGtttacgccgccgccgccgaccattacagtagtactgtttCGAGGCCCTGCATACCCTGTACCTCGGTGCACGTTAGGGGCTATTCCTCGCGAGTCCTGGTGTATCCGCGCTGGCGGGAACCTGCGCTTACGTACCTTTGACAGGCGCCACGCGCCGCTTCGCTTCACAAGAGCGCGCCACGATCGGTGTGGAACAGACGTGGCTGTGGCACGACGAGAGAGAATCGGACAGTGGCTTTGCCGGAAGGCTGATGCATTGGTGAGAGAACGCGTGGGCATCGATCGGAATGAACTCCTAACTCGCAGCCACCAACAagctcgctcgtcgccgtttGCTTCCACGCCTCGACGAATCGcaccctctccctccccccctccccctgcCCCCGGCTAGCCGAAATATCGAGGCAAATGATGCGTACTatggacatggacatggacatggacatgaATGGTGGAGCGCAGCCGCCGAGAGGCGAACGCGGTGCCGAAACTCAGCGGAAGATGGTCTGCTTCCAACCCTTCTTACGGCTCGCCTGCCCTTGATCGACCTGCCAGGTACGCCACGAGGAGGCGGTGGcgtccgtcatggccgtcgatgccACCGACAGCTTGCGGAGCCGATGGAGAGGGACCTGACCGGAGGGGTATATGCTCAGTCGATCGGGAGCGAGGTGGACAGATGCCATCCTCCCAGAACGGCCGTCGGAAGGGGGCTGCGGGTGGAGGTGCGAACGGGCCTGCGTCGGCTCGGGGACGGCTCGTGCTTCGAgccacggccggctcggGTTGTCCGAGTAGGCGGCGGTCATGACATCATCGAGGATGCTCGATTGCGTTCGAGGCCACGTCTGGTGCGATGCCGCCACTTCCTCTGGCGGCGGAGCCGCTTTCTCGGAGTCCATGATGCGCCGCTTCttttgtcgacgtcggcgatggcagAGATAGGCAGCGGCGAGGATCAAAAGGACGAAGCCTATCCGGCGGTAAGCTCAGTCGAACCcctctcgcctcggccacgtccaGGTACCTACCGAGACAGCCGCCcaggatgacgatgacatCGACCGCACGGCTTAGTTCGCTCGACTCGCTGCCGGccgcgatgccgtcgccgacgttggCCCCGCTCGTTCCCGCCTTGGTGTCTTTGGACTCGTTCGACTGCCTCGACTGCGCCGTCGGTGTCCGGGAAGGGAAAGGGGAGGCGGATGCGGTGGCGGTCGGGATGCCCTGGCGCGTGGGAAGGTCGGGGGCCACGACCAAGGCCTCGGGCAGGGGTGGGACCGACCGAGAAGGatccgacggcgacgccagtGGCCGCGTGTTGAGGATCTCGGATGGGATGGCGTGAGGCAAGTCGGAGAACTGCGCCCAATGCTGAGcactcgtcgccgccgccgcgggccTGGTGTTGGCAGGTTGAagcccgtcgacggacggattcgtcgtcgtcgtcggcctaGCCATTCTCTTGACCGGCCCATCGTGGGTCGCATGATCCCCTCGATGGTTTGGAGAGCGAATCGCGCCTTGCCGATCCTCTCCTTTCCATGACCTGACGGGAGAAGGCAGATGTTAGTGCGGAGCCTCGTCCTGTTTCGATCGGGTTTGAGCCACCTCGGATCCTGCCGCAGTCCCGTTGCCGATATCCTCCGATGTGGACtcatgatgatgacgaggccaTCTAGGCCTGCCGCGAAAATGGAAGATGGAGAAGAGAAGGATGGCAGCCTGCTGCGACGACTAGTGGCAACGCGCAAGTAGACGAGAGCCAAGAAGCATccccacgacggccgcgtcctGGGGGCTTATAACAG of the Drechmeria coniospora strain ARSEF 6962 chromosome 01, whole genome shotgun sequence genome contains:
- a CDS encoding Mediator of RNA polymerase II transcription subunit 4 codes for the protein MDKYIDNRFERLEKALSNLIDSVTKYHPSIAQAQELKAADDDLTSGLEEVQIHQNNHLRILQLRQSSAALDSQIRETLTSLAATRKDIVTTHTTDYPALPNYAIRYEELLSYARRISKTTLPPAATISAAADVAAATGASPTPDAQTPAPDSQPQSAVTPSAGTPSRLQSPVTNGPSQPQTQQTMTSTNTTLPEGMSQYLNPLSGQLFFPWPLEEKIRSGALASNQILAEQGIDPKGYDPVTEEERKRSEEEERKAKEEQENREREVREKQMREEREKLRLERERQREREQEAWRRASVIGQARSDGTSLARPKAGAGEKKQFQFTNLDDLDDDDDDEEN
- a CDS encoding Dol-P-Glc:GlcManGlcNAc-PP-Dol alpha-1,2-glucosyltransferase; this translates as MTVNEASSEVPRARLGQFGSNYWAICAIPVFFLSLLAMVHKHTVMSNKWVVPLTAFSTSACLLWLGAVERAVPEPYLDEVFHIPQAQKYCQGKYREWDDKITTPPGLYLLSVTLQQIASRVYGSFECDANSLRAFNVAALFTLVYLALLCRREIEERMQEKRSSTRGRLLSGYALHTALNIGLFPLLFFFSGLYYTDVVSTAVVVGAFLNHLKRMEHDGSSIPSDFITVGLGVVSLFMRQTNVFWTVVFMGGLEAVHAVKTLKPRGVDQPQMTTLWERCKFFCWRYSVGDVHDLPLDRAWPDDVLFTAVSLIIAAICNPVRVARQVWPYGTVLASFVSFVMWNGGVVLGDKSNHVATIHLAQLLYIWPFFAFFSLPLLLPYALSLVNILWSAASPTASQSKKAPARDEQTLERRTSKQQGSSKGLEPTDAKPDQLAARTLFHNASTPLRFSKSAKYFAWILSLLGTIALSGVVVRYNTIIHPFTLADNRHYMFYVFRYTIRRGKWVRYLLIVPYTVSRCMIWGTLAGSSGWMAEACNSTLAHHTPSSGHTLQGSCGDKKEQKESSIPRGSVDQGLKEELSVSPLQHSSEPASTSTGLILLLATALSLVSAPLVEPRYFIVPWVMWRLLVPAWQPQDQGIYRKLSEATKASSVPGRLAEQCKHHDLRLVLETLWFVAINLVTCYIFVAKPYIWRAEDWTILDDGRLQRFMW
- a CDS encoding U-box domain-containing protein → MSRSMQLKEDGNRHFLSGDYIGAEGFYSKAILADPKNPILFTNRAMARLKLSLWDSAASDCNTCLVLAPSSMKAHYYLCQAQLGIGDYDAAVENALKAHEICVSTNDRSLAAVTGIVLRCKKKRWEQREKARKREAQDLERELLDLLAARTDEMLVAESGDEVERDTIREEGSRKLALLRDVFERARSRSDQERQVPDWAIDDISFGVMVDPVVTKTGKSYERASIMEHLRRHPTDPLTREPLLASEIRPNLALRQACNEYLEENGWAVDW